A single Opisthocomus hoazin isolate bOpiHoa1 chromosome 1, bOpiHoa1.hap1, whole genome shotgun sequence DNA region contains:
- the LTN1 gene encoding E3 ubiquitin-protein ligase listerin isoform X2, which translates to MVLRKLSKRDVTTKLKAMQEFGTMCKEREAEVVKGVLPYWPRIYCKISLDHDRRVREATQQSFEQLILKVKKHLAPYLKSIMGYWLIAQCDTYSPAASAAKVAFEKAFPSSKQPEALVFCKDEILNVLQDHLLKETPDTLSDPQTVPEEEREAKFFRILTCSLLALKKLLSVLPKKEIYSLEEKLMSLLSQNKFWKYGKHNIPQIRSAFFELASAFCQYLPELVKTEAPRVCPAVLLSIDDSDTVVCPALWEAVLYAIAMIEDCWSHVNAKKGVLPKLWTVLREGGRGLATVIYPNLLPFISKVPPGIAEPKLEYFRTFFSSIIQGLSSERAIASPSESSAIITAFMECLRFAVLQKIDEEDDQRQFHQMLIYDQLIPLTNAVLKEPRLQNGPLFYEIAETLSSWEAKAELSNGNGTDEVFQKLLSDFWDHLLKMYVLHVDTLDADEKSLLAISDMLEMLQNPKSATKPNNRKSLKIRFTDEDESERTTENGKLTEVRNSDSEMQADLQHRSLLRKEPLENLVCNLAELSIVYVNEQKSERHLKFLSALLNSFSSNRVFQVLLERGSDASSAQAESQNEVKAHHESPSVQFLYMNLITWLKEDWRKDTHFLVDILYSVLNCCNSNDERKIILDDLTKMDLKWIIFLQIIEKACSSTTKLSLVSDWLKGDTLGERLVMLADDLCHLGLKPIAASSESCSSERWTLLSLVLSQHIKNESLIGETFVERIIDKLQAALSKAKDLSEAGNTEPSVSFICDVASSFFSSVKGCLLMPSSEDLLFTIFQLCAQRQDATHLTDLLVCKLKHTWMSGVNSLVRQLRSMQKQSTFLQKSALWVKNQIQSSSLDVKSLQVLISAVSDLLSKLMEADGQSGYLVGAYVGHVTPNKTEWGKLHESLSTEWMHKPLLEGRLSMNCEPLGSCVKLCGTTKLPGHLCTSALLSKMVLLVLENGIVHGNDDAERKKIDNIIAELLYSLQWIEELVNPSHLLLEYLHMLEEMHVTYEKFSTLSNTTSLQHTILDRSEEHGRLWSLTMAKVVRVEKTVSCEMKKLFKTTEGFLPLTEGRLHTLQCLSPFLIEEEKKELVFHCVAKLMTCTQTELSSTDGAFGCLSILNSCLNDRSIDCDHLLPGILKIIISWKNDNEDSFLFSCNLRETSAQLLGFNIEMIRYLPLLLKYSTAPLTANEWDFVMCSMLAWLETTSENRSLYHVPLVQIFACVSCDLASALSAYFEAAASETAENLPVNLISEWKEFFSEGIHNLLLPLLVKVTGETKNASEGSFQNSILTSLGEALTYISKEQLLNHKLPAKFVAGQKTNLPDKLQTLLNTLSPLLLFRARPVQISVYHMLYKLMPELPKFDDEDLKTYGDEEEELALSPPAALMSVLATQEPLLENVLECIPVGEFAVIQPLSDEFCLVLGYLLTWKLTLAFFKAASSQLRVLYSQYLRRTKSLNKLLYHLFRLMPENPVFSGPTSEVPNKDTKTFFTEELHLDVKGTGVLSSQIPHLACSVYHITLKDLPAMVRLWWNSCEKRVFNVVDKFTSKYVSSVLSSQEISAVQTSTQLFNGMTVKARSAAREVIATYSVDDIFIELIIQLPSNYPLGSITVESGKRVGVAVQQWRNWMLQLSTYLTHQNGSIMEGLSLWKNNVDKRFEGVEDCMICFSVIHGSNYSIPKKACRTCKKKFHSACLYKWFTSSNKSTCPLCRETFF; encoded by the exons GCTATGCAAGAGTTTGGAACAATGTGCAAGGAAAGAGAAGCGGAAGTTGTTAAAGGTGTTCTTCCTTACTGGCCAAGAATTTATTGTAAAATCTCACTA gaTCATGACCGTCGTGTTCGAGAAGCAACTCAGCAATCTTTTGAGCAACTGATTCTTAAAGTAAAGAAACACTTAGCTCCTTACTTAAAAAGTATCATGGGATACTGGCTGATTGCTCAATGCGACACTTACtcccctgctgcctctgctgcaaaagtagcttttgaaaaagcttttccttcaAGCAAACAACCTGAAGCCTTAGTATTCTGTAAAGATGAAATTCTTAAT gtaCTTCAAGATCACCTTCTGAAAGAAACACCTGATACACTCAGCGACCCCCA gaCTGTTccagaggaagaaagggaagcCAAATTTTTCCGGATTCTGACCTGTTCCTTGTTAGCCTTAAAAAAGTTGCTTAGTGTGTTGCCAAAGAAAGAGATATATTCGTTGGAGGAAAAGTTAATGTCGCTTCTGTCCCAAAACAAATTCTGGAAATATGGCAAACACAACATACCACAG ATTCGCTCAGCTTTCTTTGAGCTGGCTTCTGCTTTTTGCCAGTACTTGCCTGAGCTGGTGAAAACTGAAGCACCAAGAGTTTGTCCTGCTGTTCTTCTCAGCATTGACGACAGCGATACGGTGGTGTGTCCTGCTCTTTGGGAAGCTGTACTTTATGCTATCGCCATGATTGAG GACTGTTGGAGTCATGTAAATGCCAAAAAGGGAGTTCTACCAAAGCTATGGACAGTACTTAGAGAAGGTGGAAGAGGACTCGCTACCGTTATATACCCAAATCTCTTGCCGTTTATTAGCAAGGTACCTCCTGGCATTGCAGAACCAAAACTGGAATATTTCAGAACTTTTTTCAGCTCTATAATTCAAGG GTTGTCAAGTGAGCGAGCAATAGCCAGCCCTTCAGAAAGTTCAGCAATCATAACTGCATTTATGGAATGTCTGCGCTTTGCTGTACTACAGAAAATAGACGAAGAAGATGACCAAAGACAATTTCATCAAATGCTTATATATGACCAG cTGATTCCTCTTACCAATGCTGTACTTAAGGAGCCCAGGTTACAAAACGGGCCGTTGTTTTATGAAATAGCAGAAACGCTGAGCTCCTGGGAAGCTAAAGCAGAACTCTCCAATGGTAATGGCACAGATGAAGTTTTTCAGAAACTGTTGTCAGATTTTTGGGaccatcttttaaaaatgtatgtacTTCATGTTGACACGTTGGATGCTGATGAGAAATCGTTGCTTGCCATATCTGATATGCTAGAAATGCTGCAGAATCCGAAGAGTGCTACAAAACCAAACAATAGAAAATCTCTGAAAATCAGATTTACAGATGAGGATGAATCTGAAAGAACCACAGAGAATGGAAAGCTCACAGAAGTGAGAAACAGTGACTCTGAAATGCAGGCTGACTTGCAGCATCGTTCACTTCTAAGAAAAGAACCTTTAGAGAATTTAGTCTGCAACCTTGCTGAACTGAGTATTGTGTATGTTAATGAACAGAAGTCAGAACGGCATTTGAAATTTCTCTCTGCCCTGCTCAACTCTTTTTCTTCAAATAGAGTTTTTCAAGTACTTTTAGAGCGGGGAAGTGATGCAAGCTCTGCTCAAGCTGAATCCCAAAACGAAGTTAAAGCTCATCATGAAAGTCCCTCTGTACAATTTCTGTATATGAATTTAATAACCTGGCTGAAAGAAGACTGGAGGAAAGACACCCATTTTCTGGTTGATATTTTGTACAGTGTGCTTAATTGTTGCAACAGTAatgatgaaaggaaaataattcttgATGATTTAACAAAG atggaTCTGAAATGGATTATTTTTCTCCAGATAATTGAAAAG GCATGCTCAAGCACAACAAAACTTTCCTTAGTCTCTGACTGGCTGAAAGGAGATACACTTGGAGAAAGACTTGTAATGCTGGCAGATGATCTGTGTCACCTGGGTTTAAAACCTATAGCAGCCTCATCAGAATCATGCTCTTCAGAAAGGTGGACCCTCCTGAGCTTAGTGTTGTCACAACACATTAAGAATG AATCTTTGATTGGTGAAACTTTTGTTGAAAGGATTATTGATAAACTTCAAGCAGCTCTGTCTAAAGCTAAGGATCTTTCTGAAGCTGGAAATACTGAACCATCAGTATCTTTCATCTGCGATGTAGCCTCAAGCTTTTTCAGCTCAGTTAAAGGCTGTTTATTGATGCCATCCTCGGAAGACTTGCTGTTTACCATCTTCCAGTTGTGTGCTCAGAGGCAGGATGCTACACACTTAACAG ATTTACTTGTATGTAAATTAAAACACACTTGGATGTCTGGTGTAAATTCACTTGTGCGTCAGCTTCGGAGTATGCAGAAGCAGAGTACCTTTTTGCAGAAATCTGCGCTGTGGGTCAAGAATCAAATTCAGTCTTCCTCTTTGGATGTTAAAAG cCTTCAGGTTTTAATCTCTGCAGTTAGTGATTTGTTGTCTAAGCTTATGGAAGCTGATGGACAGTCTGGATATCTTGTGGGAGCTTATGTGGGCCATGTCACGCCAAACAAAACTGAGTGGGGGAAACTGCACGAGTCTCTATCCACTGAG TGGATGCACAAACCTCTTTTGGAAGGAAGGCTTAGTATGAATTGTGAACCTTTGGGATCATGTGTCAAGCTGTGTGGCACAACTAAACTCCCAGGCCATCTGTGTACTTCAGCCTTATTAAGTAAAATGGTGCTGCTTGTGTTGGAAAATGGTATAGTCCATGGAAATGATgatgctgaaagaaagaaaattgacaATATAA TTGCTGAGCTGTTGTACTCGTTACAATGGATTGAAGAATTGGTGAATCCTTCTCATCTGCTTCTGGAATATCTTCATATGTTAGAAGAAATGCACGTCACTTATGAGAAGTTCAGTACACTTAGTAATACAACTAGCCTTCAGCATACAATACTCGATAG ATCAGAGGAACATGGAAGACTCTGGTCCTTAACCATGGCTAAAGTGGTTCGTGTGGAAAAGACCGTGTCCTGTGAGATGAAGAAACTTTTTAAGACAACAGAAGG GTTTCTGCCgttaacagagggcagattgcaTACACTTCAGTGTCTATCACCATTTTTAattgaggaagaaaagaaagaacttgTGTTCCACTGTGTGGCCAAACTTATGACATGCACACAGACAGAGCTTTCCAGCACTGATG GAGCATTTGGGTGTCTTTCCATTTTGAACTCCTGCTTGAATGATAGAAGTATTGATTGTGATCACCTACTACCTGGAATACTAAAAATCATAATATCCTGGAAAAATGATAATGAGGACAGCTTTCTCTTTAGCTG CAATCTGAGAGAAACAAGTGCTCAGTTGCTTGGTTTCAACATAGAGATGATCCGTTACCTTCCCTTGCTGCTGAAGTACTCCACGGCTCCTTTGACCGCTAATGAATGGGACTTTGTTATGTGCTCCATGCTGGCTTGGCTCGAG aCAACAAGTGAAAACCGTTCGCTTTATCATGTCCCGCTTGTGCAGATTTTTGCTTGTGTCAGTTGTGATTTGGCATCTGCCCTTAGTGCTTACTTTGAAGCTGCAGCTTCTGAAACTGCTGAAAACCTTCCTGTGAACTTGATCAGTGAATGGAAAGAATTCTTTTCTGAAGGAATTCACAATTTGCTGTTACCTTTGTTGGTGAAAGTTACAG GAGAAACCAAAAATGCATCTGAAGGCTCCTTTCAGAACTCTATATTGACTTCTTTGGGTGAAGCTCTAACGTACATCTCAAAGGAGCAGTTGTTAAACCATAAATTGCCAGCAAAGTTTGTTGCAGGCCAGAAAACAAATCTTCCAGATAAACTCCAGACTCTACTAAATACATTATCTCCATTGCTGCTTTTCCGGGCTAGACCTGTACAGATTTCTGTCTACCATATGTTGTATAA ATTAATGCCTGAATTGCCTAAATTTGATGATGAAGATCTCAAAACCTATGGTGACGAAGAGGAGGAATTGGCatt ATCACCTCCAGCTGCTCTTATGTCTGTCCTGGCCACTCAAGAACCTTTGCTAGAAAATGTCCTGGAATGCATTCCAGTTGGAGAATTTGCAGTTATTCAGCCCCTGAGCGATGAGTTCTGCCTTGTTTTAGGCTATCTTCTCACTTGGAAGTTAACATTAGCTTTCTTCAAAGCAGCTTCTTCTCAG CTGCGAGTTCTCTACTCACAGTACCTTAGAAGAACTAAAAGCTTGAATAAACTGCTTTATCACTTGTTCAGGCTTATGCCTGAAAACCCTGTCTTTTCTGGGCCAACTTCAGAAGTTCCAAATAAGGACACAAAAACCTTCTTTACCGAAGAGCTTCATTTAGATGTTAAAG GGACCGGAGTCCTGTCATCCCAGATTCCGCATTTGGCCTGCTCTGTGTACCATATAACGCTGAAAGACTTGCCAGCCATGGTCAGGCTCTGGTGGAATAGCTGTGAGAAACGTGTCTTCAATGTTGTGGATAAATTTACAAGCAAATACGTCAGCAGCGTGCTTTCTTCACAGGAAATATCTGCTGTTCAGACTAGCACACAGTTATTTAATGGCATGACG